In Leptidea sinapis chromosome 28, ilLepSina1.1, whole genome shotgun sequence, a single genomic region encodes these proteins:
- the LOC126973111 gene encoding uncharacterized protein LOC126973111 — MKIQLLLSTLVIHRVLTLDIKQPSDTVQPPDDTARGRRDVIEEEKYYNIHMEDRRDAINHQTPWLPAPLPPEDPTTKISITNDPIDQHTTESVTDKPTGRGTRASNENWIKLYPHNNDQNDILTPPKPDLINSRMPRVNFVTQNKGLEASESRNEKEAVQRPTRTDDLRTDFVRPEEDRKQYKPVYPRQALYYPEDNQPYYDDRYFAPDDLYRRDLYDGYESRNYYPGYVPRVDRYDTYDYIPRKPKRIIYYAHLPEVVRTPPSVDLRYRYSGDPYRRFDDDARTARYDYRFRNRYPYAPLRKEERRFGYRDLAGSGTINNDKKVDEKVTPTPILPQKDDKFKNTPNNRINSRNNINSHQYHDTGDGFKDQLSHKSFQDGRFDEPMFSGSIDSYKRY; from the exons ATGAAGATTCAGTTACTGTTGTCGACGCTCGTAATACACAGAGTCCTCACTTTAGACATCAAACAACCTAGCGATACTGTACAG ccTCCAGATGACACCGCGAGAGGACGGCGGGATGTCATAGAAGAGGAAAAATACTACAATATACACATGGAAGATAGGAGAGATGCTATCAACCACCAGACACCCTGGCTTCCTGCACCACTCCCACCAGAGGACCCCACAACTAAAATATCCATCACAAACGATCCTATTGACCAGCACACTACAGAATCAGTCACCGACAAGCCAACAGGACGGGGAACGAGAGCGTCGAACGAAAACTGGATTAAACTGTATCCCCACAATAATGACCAGAATGACATCTTAACCCCCCCAAAACCAGACCTGATTAACTCCCGAATGCCCCGCGTCAACTTCGTAACCCAAAACAAAGGTCTAGAAGCTTCCGAATCAAGGAATGAAAAGGAGGCAGTGCAAAGACCAACACGTACTGATGATTTAAGGACCGATTTCGTCCGGCCCGAGGAAGACAGAAAACAATACAAGCCCGTTTATCCCCGACAAGCTCTTTACTACCCGGAAGACAACCAGCCGTATTATGATGATAGATATTTCGCTCCCGACGATTTATACAGACGCGATCTCTATGACGGTTATGAAAGCAGGAATTATTATCCAGGATACGTCCCTAGGGTTGATAGATACGATACTTACGACTATATTCCAAGAAAACCGaagagaataatttattacgCGCATTTACCTGAAGTAGTGCGTACACCGCCCAGTGTTGATTTAAGATATAGATACTCCGGAGATCCTTATAGACGCTTCGATGATGATGCAAGGACGGCGCGCTATGACTATAGATTTAGAAACAGATATCCTTACGCTCCCCTGAGGAAAGAGGAGAGGCGATTTGGTTACAGGGATTTGGCTGGTTCAGGCacaattaataatgacaaaaaaGTTGATGAGAAGGTTACACCTACGCCAATTTTGCCCCAAAAGGatgataaattcaaaaacactccAAATAACCGCATTAATAGcagaaataatataaacagtCATCAATATCATGACACGGGCGACGGTTTCAAGGACCAGCTGTCACATAAGAgttttcaagatggccgcttcgATGAGCCGATGTTCTCCGGAAGTATTGATTCTTATAAAAGATACtaa